From one Streptomyces mobaraensis genomic stretch:
- a CDS encoding acyl-CoA carboxylase subunit beta yields the protein MTVLTSRLDTTGPDYAANRAAMLDRLAEVEAAHAQAVAGGGEKYAARHRARGKLLPRERVELLLDPDTPFLELSPLAAWGTEYAVGASLVTGIGTVSGVTCLISANDPTVRGGASNPWTLRKALRAHEIARADRLPVISLVESGGADLTGQKEIFVPGGALFRDLTRLSAAGIPTVAVVFGNSTAGGAYVPGMSDHVVMVKERAKVFLGGPPLVRMATGEEADDESLGGADLHARVSGLADHFAVDEYDALRQARRIVARLHHPPAPAAPWPSAPPRYDQDELLGIVPGDLRVPFDPHEVIARIVDGSDFDAFKPLYGAGLTTGWARLYGRPVGILANAQGVLFSAESQKAAQFIQLANQRDIPLLFLHNTTGYMVGRAYERGGIIKHGAMMINAVANSRVPHLSVLLGASYGAGHYGMCGRAYDPRFLFTWPSARAAVMGPRQLAGVLSIVARASAAEKGLPYDEEADAGLREAVERQVEAESLPLFLSGRLYDDGVIDPRDTRTVLGLCLEAVYGAPVAGLRGGFGVFRM from the coding sequence GTGACCGTCCTGACCTCCCGGCTCGACACCACCGGGCCCGACTACGCGGCCAACCGGGCCGCCATGCTCGACCGCCTCGCCGAGGTCGAGGCCGCCCACGCGCAGGCCGTGGCGGGCGGTGGCGAGAAGTACGCGGCCCGGCACCGGGCCCGGGGCAAGCTCCTGCCGCGCGAGCGCGTCGAGTTGCTGCTCGACCCGGACACGCCGTTCCTGGAGCTGTCCCCGCTGGCCGCCTGGGGCACCGAGTACGCGGTGGGGGCCTCGCTCGTCACCGGCATCGGCACGGTCTCCGGCGTCACCTGCCTGATCAGCGCCAACGACCCGACCGTACGCGGCGGGGCGAGCAACCCGTGGACGCTGCGGAAGGCGCTCCGCGCGCACGAGATCGCCCGCGCCGACCGGCTGCCGGTGATCAGCCTGGTGGAGTCCGGCGGCGCGGACCTCACCGGGCAGAAGGAGATCTTCGTCCCGGGCGGCGCCCTCTTCCGCGACCTCACCCGCCTCTCCGCCGCCGGCATCCCCACCGTCGCCGTCGTCTTCGGCAACTCCACGGCCGGCGGCGCGTACGTGCCGGGCATGTCCGACCACGTTGTCATGGTCAAGGAGCGCGCCAAGGTGTTCCTCGGCGGGCCGCCGCTGGTGCGGATGGCCACCGGGGAGGAGGCCGACGACGAGTCGCTGGGCGGCGCGGACCTGCACGCGCGCGTCTCCGGCCTCGCCGACCACTTCGCCGTCGACGAGTACGACGCCCTCCGGCAGGCCAGACGGATCGTCGCCCGCCTCCACCACCCGCCCGCGCCCGCCGCCCCCTGGCCGTCCGCACCGCCCCGCTACGACCAGGACGAGCTGCTGGGCATCGTCCCCGGCGATCTCCGGGTGCCGTTCGACCCGCACGAGGTGATCGCCCGCATCGTCGACGGCTCGGACTTCGACGCGTTCAAACCGCTGTACGGCGCCGGGCTGACCACCGGCTGGGCCCGGCTGTACGGCCGGCCGGTCGGGATCCTCGCCAACGCGCAGGGGGTCCTCTTCAGCGCCGAGTCGCAGAAGGCCGCGCAGTTCATCCAGCTCGCCAACCAGCGGGACATCCCGCTCCTCTTCCTGCACAACACCACCGGCTACATGGTCGGGCGCGCCTACGAACGCGGCGGCATCATCAAACACGGCGCCATGATGATCAACGCGGTGGCGAACTCCCGGGTGCCGCACCTCTCCGTTCTCCTCGGCGCGTCCTACGGCGCCGGCCACTACGGGATGTGCGGGCGGGCGTACGACCCCCGGTTCCTCTTCACCTGGCCCAGCGCCCGCGCCGCCGTCATGGGACCCAGGCAGCTCGCCGGCGTCCTGTCGATCGTCGCCCGCGCGTCGGCGGCCGAGAAGGGGCTGCCGTACGACGAGGAGGCCGACGCCGGCCTGCGGGAGGCGGTGGAACGGCAGGTGGAGGCGGAGTCGCTGCCGCTCTTCCTCTCCGGGCGGCTGTACGACGACGGGGTCATCGACCCGCGCGACACCCGGACCGTGCTCGGCCTGTGCCTGGAGGCGGTGTACGGCGCGCCGGTGGCAGGGCTCCGGGGCGGCTTCGGGGTCTTCCGCATGTGA
- a CDS encoding SIS domain-containing protein, producing MSGNKLAGQFFDAAIELLRRARDEEAEHIADAAALIADTVADGGRIFVFGAGHSSIAAQDVVYRAGGLALVNLLAVPGTVGVDVTPATLGSALERVDGLAGAVLDTSPVQAGDVLVVISLSGRNSLPVEMAMNARALGLKVVGLTSLAYAEHTKSRHVSGTFLKDHCDVVLDSKIGIGDAELTAEGIAAPFAPASTVVTSALMQAVIASAAGELAARGIEPPMLRSGNVDGGHEWNGRVLAEYRDRIFFRH from the coding sequence ATGAGCGGGAACAAGCTGGCCGGCCAGTTCTTCGACGCCGCGATCGAGCTGCTCCGGCGCGCCCGCGACGAGGAGGCGGAGCACATCGCCGACGCGGCGGCCCTGATCGCCGACACCGTCGCGGACGGCGGACGGATCTTCGTCTTCGGCGCCGGCCACTCGTCCATCGCCGCCCAGGACGTCGTCTACCGCGCCGGCGGCCTGGCCCTGGTCAACCTGCTCGCCGTGCCCGGGACGGTCGGCGTCGACGTCACCCCGGCCACCCTGGGCAGCGCCCTGGAGCGGGTGGACGGGCTCGCGGGCGCGGTGCTCGACACCAGTCCCGTGCAGGCGGGCGACGTCCTCGTCGTGATCTCCCTCTCCGGCCGCAACTCGCTGCCCGTCGAGATGGCGATGAACGCCCGCGCGCTCGGCCTCAAGGTCGTCGGCCTCACCTCGCTCGCCTACGCCGAGCACACCAAGTCCCGGCACGTGTCCGGGACGTTCCTGAAAGACCACTGCGACGTCGTCCTCGACAGCAAGATCGGCATTGGGGACGCGGAGTTGACGGCCGAGGGCATCGCCGCGCCCTTCGCGCCCGCCTCCACCGTCGTCACCAGCGCCCTGATGCAGGCCGTGATCGCCTCGGCCGCCGGGGAGCTCGCCGCGCGCGGGATCGAGCCGCCGATGCTGCGGTCCGGGAACGTGGACGGCGGTCACGAGTGGAACGGCCGGGTGCTCGCGGAGTACCGGGACCGGATCTTCTTCCGGCACTAG
- a CDS encoding alpha/beta fold hydrolase, translating into MARRIDVSGSGGVRLAAWEFADRTRTVDALGRAPVHTVPAVARGREPGEGGVLLLHGLMGRAAHWAETARWLSTRYRVVALDQRGHGRSEKPVGGPYVLDAYVSDAEAVVERLGLAPVTLIGHAMGALTAWRLAARRPDLVRALVICDMRASALGAATQRRWGEWFKSWPVPFATLADVRHWFGQEDPTLDRPAPARGDFYAEVMAERADGWRPLFFRRQMLMAREAYAHDAHWEELALVECPALVVRGLDGELGRAEAQEMVRVLPQGRYAEVADAGHFLHYDQPAAWRRAAEPFLRAAVPV; encoded by the coding sequence ATGGCGCGGCGTATCGATGTCAGTGGCAGTGGTGGAGTGCGGCTCGCCGCCTGGGAGTTCGCCGACCGGACGCGGACGGTCGACGCGCTCGGCAGGGCGCCTGTGCACACGGTGCCGGCCGTGGCCCGGGGGCGGGAGCCCGGCGAGGGCGGGGTCCTGCTGCTGCACGGGCTGATGGGCCGCGCGGCGCACTGGGCCGAGACGGCCCGCTGGCTCTCCACCCGGTACCGGGTGGTGGCCCTCGACCAGCGTGGACACGGGCGCAGCGAGAAGCCCGTCGGGGGCCCGTACGTGCTGGACGCCTATGTGTCCGACGCCGAGGCGGTCGTCGAGCGGCTGGGGCTCGCCCCGGTCACCCTCATCGGCCACGCGATGGGCGCCCTCACGGCCTGGCGGCTGGCGGCGCGCCGGCCCGACCTCGTCCGGGCCCTCGTCATCTGCGACATGCGTGCCTCGGCGCTGGGCGCGGCCACCCAGCGCCGCTGGGGCGAGTGGTTCAAGTCCTGGCCGGTGCCCTTCGCCACGCTGGCGGACGTCCGGCACTGGTTCGGCCAGGAGGATCCGACCCTGGACCGCCCGGCCCCCGCGCGCGGCGACTTCTACGCCGAGGTGATGGCCGAACGCGCGGACGGCTGGCGTCCGCTCTTCTTCCGCCGCCAGATGCTCATGGCCCGCGAGGCGTACGCCCACGACGCCCACTGGGAGGAGCTGGCCCTCGTCGAGTGTCCCGCCCTCGTCGTCCGCGGCCTGGACGGGGAGCTCGGCCGCGCCGAGGCGCAGGAGATGGTCCGCGTCCTCCCTCAGGGCCGCTACGCGGAGGTGGCCGACGCGGGCCACTTCCTCCACTATGACCAGCCCGCCGCCTGGCGCCGCGCGGCCGAGCCCTTCCTCCGGGCGGCGGTGCCGGTGTAG
- a CDS encoding TetR/AcrR family transcriptional regulator — MDAAVDCLAEYGWTGSTVTVVAEQAGVSRGALQHHFPTREDLFTSAVEYVAEQQSAALRALVESAAPIVGPARRYLAVTELVDLYTGPLFRAALHLWVAAATEEPLRPRVVELEARIGREAHRMAVGLLGANEKEPGVRETVQGLLDMARGLGLASLLTDDGARRRRVVEQWMAILDDVL; from the coding sequence ATGGACGCCGCCGTCGACTGCCTCGCCGAGTACGGCTGGACGGGCTCGACGGTCACCGTGGTGGCCGAACAGGCGGGCGTCTCGCGCGGCGCCCTGCAACATCATTTCCCCACCCGCGAGGACCTGTTCACGTCGGCCGTCGAGTACGTGGCCGAGCAGCAGTCGGCGGCGCTCCGCGCGCTCGTCGAGAGCGCGGCGCCGATCGTCGGCCCGGCCCGCCGGTACCTCGCCGTCACCGAACTGGTGGACCTCTACACCGGCCCCCTCTTCCGCGCCGCCCTCCACCTCTGGGTGGCCGCGGCGACCGAGGAACCGCTGCGCCCGCGCGTCGTCGAACTGGAGGCGCGCATCGGCCGCGAGGCGCACCGCATGGCCGTCGGACTGCTCGGTGCGAACGAGAAGGAGCCGGGCGTCCGGGAGACCGTCCAGGGCCTGCTCGACATGGCCCGCGGCCTGGGCCTCGCCTCGCTCCTCACGGACGACGGGGCACGGCGGCGCCGGGTCGTGGAGCAGTGGATGGCGATCCTGGACGACGTGCTGTAG
- the pdxH gene encoding pyridoxamine 5'-phosphate oxidase, translating into MPHLTPVPPAEDPDGPLDPAAMRAQYRTSGLREQDLADDPYRQFARWFAEATASGLEEPNAMIVSTADAGGRPSSRTVLLKAYDERGFVFFTNYGSRKGLEIAANPYVSLLFPWHPLARQVIVAGRAERVAPEETAAYFHSRPHGSQVGALASAQSTVVGSREEIDAAYARLAARYPEGTEVPVPTGWGGLRVVPESVEFWQGRENRLHDRLRFVRVAEAASGGMWRVERLCP; encoded by the coding sequence ATGCCCCACCTCACCCCCGTCCCGCCGGCCGAGGATCCCGACGGCCCGCTGGACCCCGCCGCCATGCGAGCCCAGTACCGCACCTCCGGCCTGCGGGAACAGGACCTGGCCGACGACCCGTACCGGCAGTTCGCCCGGTGGTTCGCCGAGGCGACGGCGAGCGGGCTGGAGGAGCCCAACGCCATGATCGTCTCCACGGCGGACGCGGGCGGGCGGCCGAGTTCGCGGACGGTGCTGCTGAAGGCGTACGACGAACGCGGGTTCGTCTTCTTCACCAACTACGGTTCGCGCAAGGGCCTGGAGATCGCGGCCAACCCGTATGTGTCGCTGCTGTTCCCGTGGCATCCGCTGGCCCGTCAGGTCATCGTCGCGGGCCGGGCGGAACGCGTCGCCCCGGAGGAGACGGCGGCCTACTTCCACTCCCGCCCGCACGGTTCGCAGGTCGGCGCCCTGGCGAGCGCCCAGTCGACGGTGGTCGGCTCCCGGGAGGAGATCGACGCGGCGTACGCGCGGCTGGCGGCCCGCTACCCGGAGGGCACGGAGGTGCCGGTGCCGACGGGGTGGGGCGGCCTGCGGGTGGTGCCGGAGAGCGTGGAGTTCTGGCAGGGGCGGGAGAACCGGCTGCATGACCGGCTGCGGTTCGTACGGGTGGCGGAGGCCGCCTCGGGAGGAATGTGGCGGGTGGAGCGGCTATGCCCGTAG
- a CDS encoding acyl-CoA dehydrogenase family protein, with protein MTTAPHGATAPRSTRIPRTPHGTAEQQALRAAVAALGARGLSPDELWAEAGKLGYLGVNLPEEYGGGGAGIVELAIVLEELAAAGNPLLLMVVSPAICGTVIARFGTDEQKRRWLPGLASGATRMAFGITEPDAGSNSHRITTTARRDKGDWLLTGRKVFVSGVDVADATLIVGRTEDARTGRLKPCLFVVDREAPGFRRNAIPMELSGDIRQFELVLDDVRLPADALVGDEDAGLLQLFAGLNPERVMTAAFALGLARYALRRAVEYARVRQVWDRPIGAHQAVAHPLADAHIGIELARLMTYRAAGLYDAGDDAAAGEAANMAKYAAAEVAVRTVDRAVHTLGGNGLTKEYGLAALLTAVRVARVAPVSREMILNYVSHRSLGLPKSY; from the coding sequence ATGACCACCGCCCCGCACGGCGCCACGGCCCCTCGAAGCACCCGAATCCCTCGGACTCCGCACGGCACCGCCGAGCAGCAGGCCCTTCGCGCCGCCGTCGCCGCCCTCGGCGCACGTGGGCTCTCGCCGGACGAGCTCTGGGCGGAGGCCGGCAAGCTCGGCTACCTCGGGGTCAACCTGCCCGAGGAGTACGGGGGCGGCGGCGCCGGCATCGTCGAGCTCGCCATCGTGCTGGAGGAGCTGGCGGCCGCCGGCAACCCCCTTCTCCTCATGGTGGTGTCGCCCGCCATCTGCGGCACGGTCATCGCCCGCTTCGGCACCGACGAGCAGAAGCGGCGGTGGCTCCCGGGGCTCGCGTCCGGTGCCACGCGCATGGCGTTCGGGATCACCGAGCCCGACGCCGGTTCCAACTCCCACCGCATCACCACCACCGCCCGCCGCGACAAGGGCGACTGGCTGCTCACCGGCCGCAAGGTGTTCGTCTCCGGCGTGGACGTCGCGGACGCGACCCTGATCGTGGGGCGCACCGAGGACGCCAGGACCGGCCGGCTCAAGCCCTGCCTCTTCGTCGTCGATCGCGAAGCACCCGGTTTCCGGCGCAACGCCATCCCCATGGAACTCTCCGGTGACATCCGGCAGTTCGAGCTCGTCCTGGACGACGTACGGTTACCCGCCGACGCGCTCGTCGGCGACGAGGACGCCGGTCTGCTCCAGCTCTTCGCCGGGCTGAATCCGGAGCGCGTCATGACCGCCGCGTTCGCCCTCGGCCTGGCCCGGTACGCGCTCCGCAGGGCCGTCGAGTACGCCCGCGTCCGGCAGGTGTGGGACCGGCCCATCGGCGCCCACCAGGCCGTCGCCCACCCGCTCGCCGACGCCCACATCGGCATCGAGCTGGCCCGGCTGATGACGTACCGGGCCGCCGGGCTCTACGACGCGGGCGACGACGCGGCCGCGGGCGAGGCCGCGAACATGGCGAAGTACGCGGCGGCCGAGGTCGCCGTCCGCACGGTGGACCGGGCCGTGCACACGCTCGGCGGCAACGGCCTCACCAAGGAGTACGGCCTCGCCGCGCTCCTCACGGCGGTGCGGGTGGCGCGCGTGGCGCCGGTGAGCCGGGAGATGATCCTCAACTACGTGTCCCATCGGTCCCTCGGACTGCCCAAGTCGTACTGA
- a CDS encoding citrate synthase 2, with the protein MSDFVPGLEGVVAFETEIAEPDKEGGALRYRGVDIEDLVGHVSFGNVWGLLVDGSFNPGLPPAEPFPIPVHSGDIRVDVQSALAMLAPVWGLKPLLDIDEATARDNLARAAVMALSYVAQSARGQGLPMVPQREIDKAETVVERFMKRWRGEPDPKHVAAVDAYWTSAAEHGMNASTFTARVIASTGADVAAALSGAVGAMSGPLHGGAPSRVLGMIEEIERTGDATAYVKQALDKGERLMGFGHRVYRAEDPRARVLRRTAKELGAPRFEVAEALEKAALEELHNRRPDRVLATNVEFWAAIVLDFAEVPAHMFTSMFTCARTAGWSAHILEQKRTGRLVRPSAKYVGPGPRDPREIPGFQER; encoded by the coding sequence ATGTCCGACTTCGTACCCGGACTCGAAGGAGTCGTCGCGTTCGAGACGGAGATCGCCGAACCCGACAAGGAGGGCGGCGCACTCCGCTACCGAGGCGTCGACATCGAGGACTTGGTCGGCCACGTCTCCTTCGGGAACGTCTGGGGCCTGCTGGTCGACGGCTCGTTCAACCCGGGGCTGCCGCCCGCCGAGCCGTTCCCCATCCCCGTCCACTCCGGTGACATCCGCGTCGACGTCCAGTCCGCGCTCGCCATGCTCGCCCCCGTGTGGGGCCTGAAGCCGCTGCTCGACATCGACGAGGCCACCGCGCGCGACAACCTCGCCCGCGCCGCCGTCATGGCCCTCTCCTACGTGGCCCAGTCGGCGCGCGGCCAAGGCCTGCCGATGGTCCCGCAGCGGGAGATCGACAAGGCGGAGACCGTCGTCGAGCGCTTCATGAAGCGCTGGCGCGGCGAGCCCGACCCCAAGCACGTCGCCGCCGTCGACGCCTACTGGACGTCGGCCGCCGAACACGGCATGAACGCCTCCACGTTCACCGCCCGCGTCATCGCCTCCACCGGCGCGGACGTCGCCGCGGCACTGTCCGGCGCGGTCGGCGCCATGTCCGGCCCGCTGCACGGCGGCGCGCCGTCCCGCGTCCTCGGCATGATCGAGGAGATCGAGCGCACCGGCGACGCCACCGCCTACGTCAAGCAGGCCCTGGACAAGGGCGAGCGCCTGATGGGCTTCGGCCACCGCGTCTACCGCGCCGAGGACCCGCGGGCGCGGGTGCTGCGGCGGACGGCCAAGGAGCTGGGCGCGCCCCGCTTCGAGGTCGCCGAGGCGCTGGAGAAGGCGGCGCTGGAGGAGCTGCACAACCGCCGTCCCGACCGGGTGCTCGCCACCAACGTCGAGTTCTGGGCGGCGATCGTGCTGGACTTCGCCGAGGTGCCGGCGCACATGTTCACGTCGATGTTCACCTGCGCCCGGACGGCCGGGTGGAGCGCGCACATCCTGGAGCAGAAGCGCACCGGCCGCCTGGTGCGGCCGTCGGCCAAGTACGTGGGCCCCGGCCCGCGCGACCCGCGGGAGATCCCCGGGTTCCAGGAGCGCTGA
- a CDS encoding metal-dependent transcriptional regulator — protein MSGLIDTTEMYLRTILELEEEGVVPMRARIAERLDQSGPTVSQTVARMERDGLVTVAGDRHLELTEEGRRLATRVMRKHRLAECLLVDVIGLEWEQVHEEACRWEHVMSEAVERRVLELLRHPTESPYGNPIPGLEELGEKAEADPYLNEDMVSLLDLTPGTEGKTVVVRRIGEPIQSDAQLMHTLRRVGVQPGAVVSVTESPGGVMVGSSGESAELASEIASHVFVAKR, from the coding sequence ATGTCCGGACTGATCGACACCACGGAGATGTATCTCCGCACCATCCTGGAGCTGGAAGAGGAAGGTGTGGTCCCGATGCGTGCGCGCATTGCGGAGCGGCTGGACCAGAGCGGTCCGACGGTGAGCCAGACGGTCGCGCGGATGGAGCGCGACGGCCTGGTCACGGTCGCCGGCGACCGCCACCTGGAGCTCACCGAGGAGGGCCGCCGGCTGGCGACGCGCGTCATGCGCAAGCACCGGCTCGCCGAGTGCCTGCTGGTCGACGTGATCGGCCTGGAGTGGGAGCAGGTCCACGAGGAGGCGTGCCGCTGGGAGCACGTGATGAGCGAAGCCGTCGAGCGCCGCGTGCTGGAGCTGCTGCGCCACCCCACCGAGTCGCCGTACGGCAACCCGATCCCCGGCCTGGAGGAGCTCGGCGAGAAGGCCGAGGCCGACCCCTACCTGAACGAGGACATGGTCAGCCTGCTCGACCTGACGCCCGGGACGGAGGGCAAGACCGTCGTCGTGCGGCGCATCGGCGAGCCGATCCAGAGCGACGCGCAGTTGATGCACACCCTGCGGCGCGTGGGGGTGCAGCCGGGTGCCGTGGTCAGCGTGACGGAGTCGCCCGGTGGGGTGATGGTCGGCAGCAGTGGCGAGTCCGCCGAGCTGGCCTCGGAGATCGCCTCGCACGTCTTCGTCGCCAAGCGCTGA
- a CDS encoding enoyl-CoA hydratase family protein: MPVQLGTAVGVTTLTLDRPARRNALSATLIDRLRAGLARAADDPDTRAVVLTHTGGTFCAGADLEEPPGAAELTGLLREIVELPKPVVARVAGHVRAGGLGIVGACDIAVAGEGEGVTFAFTEARLGLAPAVISLPLLPRLDPRAAGRYYLTGETFDAREAVRAGLVTVAAPDVDAALETVLDGLRAASPQGVAESKRLVTADVVAAFERDAERLTALSERLFATDEAREGITAFLERRRPAWRQ, from the coding sequence ATGCCCGTACAGCTTGGAACCGCCGTCGGCGTCACCACCCTCACCCTCGACCGTCCCGCCCGGCGCAACGCCCTCTCCGCCACGCTGATCGACCGGCTGCGCGCCGGGCTCGCCCGCGCGGCGGACGACCCGGACACCCGGGCCGTCGTCCTCACGCACACCGGCGGCACCTTCTGCGCGGGCGCCGACCTGGAGGAACCCCCGGGCGCGGCCGAACTGACGGGCCTGTTACGAGAGATCGTCGAGCTGCCGAAACCGGTGGTCGCGCGCGTGGCCGGGCACGTCCGGGCCGGCGGTCTGGGCATCGTCGGCGCGTGCGACATTGCGGTGGCGGGGGAGGGCGAGGGGGTCACGTTCGCCTTCACCGAGGCCCGGCTCGGCCTGGCCCCGGCGGTGATCTCGCTGCCGCTGCTGCCCCGGCTCGACCCGCGCGCGGCCGGCCGCTACTACCTCACCGGCGAGACGTTCGACGCCCGCGAGGCGGTGCGCGCCGGCCTGGTGACGGTGGCGGCGCCGGACGTCGACGCGGCCCTGGAGACCGTCCTCGACGGGCTGCGCGCGGCGTCCCCGCAGGGCGTCGCGGAGTCGAAACGCCTGGTCACGGCGGACGTTGTGGCCGCGTTCGAGCGCGATGCGGAACGGCTCACGGCGCTGTCGGAGCGGCTGTTCGCGACGGACGAGGCCCGCGAGGGCATCACCGCTTTTCTGGAACGGAGGCGTCCCGCGTGGCGACAGTGA
- a CDS encoding PAS domain-containing protein: protein MTAPHHSGPARHEARPAAEDTDATGPGSVPGDGRDADGRGSPSDGDDHDLLAALLDGMDAALCAFDAEGTVTHWNREAERILGWTAKEAVGRQGLAGWAVREADAAALDARLADAMGGNGRQVDEFALLTKDGGRVLVRTQTSAVPGPDGEPAGVYCAFSEVHTQIDLERSVALSEALFGDASWGVLLIDADLRPALANAHAARALRCSRSGLLGRPLGDLLDQGLEDVESALQHVLATGAPPAPTELWVTVRGGADTASDGRAAGAPERRCWRSGFLRLATPLAEEPVPLGVAWLFLDVTKARLAEQESARLRFRGSQLHRAGRAVAECEDPMEAAALYMDFALAGFADHALIDLLPEPEPDPERPIRLLRAAATPAGATGGSGTASVRGCLPVPYAEGHPALQAVERCGSVRAVSDRTRDWAAARKWPAGTQHALSTALRSRGRTVGVVTFLRGPSRRPFDRADATYAEDIATRVAAAVDLAAATAAPAG, encoded by the coding sequence GTGACCGCTCCACACCACTCCGGTCCCGCCCGCCACGAGGCCCGGCCGGCGGCGGAGGACACCGACGCCACCGGCCCCGGATCCGTCCCCGGCGACGGCCGCGACGCCGACGGCCGCGGGTCCCCCTCCGACGGCGACGACCACGACCTCCTCGCCGCCCTCCTCGACGGCATGGACGCCGCCCTCTGCGCGTTCGACGCCGAAGGCACCGTGACCCACTGGAACCGCGAGGCCGAACGCATCCTCGGCTGGACGGCGAAGGAGGCGGTGGGCCGGCAGGGCCTCGCCGGCTGGGCGGTGCGCGAGGCGGACGCGGCGGCGCTCGACGCCCGGCTGGCCGACGCGATGGGCGGCAACGGGCGGCAGGTGGACGAGTTCGCGCTGCTCACCAAGGACGGCGGCCGGGTCCTGGTCCGTACCCAGACCTCGGCCGTGCCGGGACCCGACGGCGAGCCGGCGGGCGTGTACTGCGCGTTCAGCGAGGTCCACACCCAGATCGACCTGGAACGCTCGGTGGCGCTCAGCGAGGCCCTGTTCGGGGACGCGTCCTGGGGCGTCCTGCTGATCGACGCCGACCTGCGGCCCGCCCTGGCCAACGCGCACGCGGCGCGCGCCCTGCGGTGCAGCCGCTCCGGACTGCTCGGCCGCCCGCTCGGCGACCTGCTCGACCAGGGGCTGGAGGACGTGGAGAGCGCGCTCCAGCACGTCCTCGCGACCGGCGCGCCGCCCGCCCCCACCGAGCTCTGGGTCACCGTCCGGGGCGGCGCCGACACCGCGTCGGACGGCCGCGCGGCGGGCGCGCCCGAGCGGCGCTGCTGGCGGAGCGGGTTCCTCCGGCTGGCCACGCCCCTCGCCGAGGAGCCGGTGCCGCTGGGCGTGGCCTGGCTCTTCCTCGACGTCACCAAGGCCCGGCTCGCCGAGCAGGAGAGCGCCCGGCTGCGGTTCCGCGGCAGCCAGCTGCACCGCGCGGGCCGGGCGGTCGCCGAGTGCGAGGACCCCATGGAGGCCGCCGCCCTGTACATGGACTTCGCCCTCGCCGGCTTCGCCGACCACGCCCTGATCGACCTGCTCCCCGAGCCCGAACCCGACCCCGAGCGCCCGATCCGGCTGCTCAGAGCCGCCGCCACCCCGGCGGGGGCGACGGGCGGGAGCGGCACCGCCTCCGTCCGCGGCTGCCTCCCGGTGCCGTACGCGGAGGGGCACCCGGCCCTCCAGGCGGTCGAGCGCTGCGGCTCCGTCCGGGCCGTCTCCGACCGCACCCGCGACTGGGCCGCCGCCCGCAAATGGCCCGCCGGCACCCAGCACGCCCTCTCCACCGCGCTGCGCAGCAGGGGGCGCACGGTGGGCGTGGTCACCTTCCTGCGCGGCCCGTCACGCCGGCCGTTCGACCGGGCGGACGCGACGTACGCGGAGGACATCGCGACGCGGGTGGCGGCGGCGGTGGACCTGGCGGCGGCGACGGCGGCGCCGGCGGGGTGA